The Thunnus albacares chromosome 11, fThuAlb1.1, whole genome shotgun sequence genome contains a region encoding:
- the hao2 gene encoding hydroxyacid oxidase 2 isoform X1 produces MDSLRNISENKQIREGGRCAEMAMVCLTDFEEYAKEHLSKATWDYYAAGADECCTRDDNLLAYKRIRLRPRILRDVSVSDTRTTVQGTEISFPVGIAPTAFHCLAWHEGEMATARATEALNTCYITSTYSTCSVEEIVAAAPNGYRWFQLYVYRDRKLSEHIVHRVEALGYKALVLTVDVPYTGKRRNDIRNQFKLPPHLKVKNFDGVFQVTPEAAGPEEYGIPANTLDPSISWKDVYWLQTITRLPIIIKGILTKEDAELAVEHGVQGIIVSNHGGRQLDGGPASIDALSEIVDTVQGRIEVYLDGGIRTGSDVLKALALGAKCVFIGRPAVWGLAYKGEEGVREVLQILNDEFRLSMALSGCRNVAEINRNLIQFSKL; encoded by the exons agagggaggtcGCTGTGCAGAGATGGCTATGGTATGCCTGACAGACTTTGAGGAGTATGCTAAGGAACATCTGTCAAAGGCAACCTGGGATTATTATGCAGCCGGAGCAGATGAATGCTGCACCAGGGATGACAATCTACTGGCTTACAAAAG AATCCGTCTGAGACCTCGTATCCTGCGGGATGTGTCAGTAAGCGACACTCGGACCACAGTGCAGGGGACAGAAATCAGCTTTCCAGTTGGCATCGCGCCTACTGCCTTTCACTGTCTGGCCTGGCATGAAGGAGAGATGGCCACAGCTCGGG CCACAGAGGCACTAAacacctgctacatcaccagCACCTACTCCACCTGCTCAGTGGAGGAAATTGTGGCAGCAGCACCAAATGGCTACCGCTGGTTCCAGCTGTACGTGTACCGGGACAGGAAGCTGTCGGAACATATTGTGCACCGTGTAGAGGCCCTTGGCTACAAGGCCCTGGTCCTCACCGTCGATGTCCCCTACACCGGAAAGCGCCGCAACGACATCCGCAACCAGTTCAAGCTGCCGCCACACCTCAAGGTCAAGAACTTTGATGGTGTCTTCCAGGTAACA CCGGAGGCCGCCGGCCCAGAGGAGTACGGGATCCCAGCCAACACCTTGGACCCATCCATTAGCTGGAAGGACGTGTACTGGCTGCAGACCATCACCCGTCTGCCTATTATTATCAAGGGCATCCTGACCAAGGAGGATGCTGAGCTGGCCGTGGAGCATGGCGTCCAGGGCATCATTGTATCAAACCATGGAGGGAGACAGCTGGATGGAGGCCCAGCTTCG ATTGACGCACTGTCAGAGATTGTGGACACGGTGCAGGGCAGGATCGAGGTCTATCTGGATGGCGGAATcaggacaggaagtgatgtacTGAAAGCGCTGGCCTTGGGAGCCAAGTGTGTGTTCATTGGCCGTCCAGCAGTGTGGGGCCTTGCATACAAG GGTGAAGAGGGAGTGAGGGAAGTACTGCAAATCTTAAATGATGAGTTCCGTCTGTCCATGGCTTTATCAG GTTGCCGGAACGTGGCTGAAATCAACAGGAACCTCATCCAATTCTCTAAACTCTAA
- the hao2 gene encoding hydroxyacid oxidase 2 isoform X3, with product MNICNREGGRCAEMAMVCLTDFEEYAKEHLSKATWDYYAAGADECCTRDDNLLAYKRIRLRPRILRDVSVSDTRTTVQGTEISFPVGIAPTAFHCLAWHEGEMATARATEALNTCYITSTYSTCSVEEIVAAAPNGYRWFQLYVYRDRKLSEHIVHRVEALGYKALVLTVDVPYTGKRRNDIRNQFKLPPHLKVKNFDGVFQVTPEAAGPEEYGIPANTLDPSISWKDVYWLQTITRLPIIIKGILTKEDAELAVEHGVQGIIVSNHGGRQLDGGPASIDALSEIVDTVQGRIEVYLDGGIRTGSDVLKALALGAKCVFIGRPAVWGLAYKGEEGVREVLQILNDEFRLSMALSGCRNVAEINRNLIQFSKL from the exons agagggaggtcGCTGTGCAGAGATGGCTATGGTATGCCTGACAGACTTTGAGGAGTATGCTAAGGAACATCTGTCAAAGGCAACCTGGGATTATTATGCAGCCGGAGCAGATGAATGCTGCACCAGGGATGACAATCTACTGGCTTACAAAAG AATCCGTCTGAGACCTCGTATCCTGCGGGATGTGTCAGTAAGCGACACTCGGACCACAGTGCAGGGGACAGAAATCAGCTTTCCAGTTGGCATCGCGCCTACTGCCTTTCACTGTCTGGCCTGGCATGAAGGAGAGATGGCCACAGCTCGGG CCACAGAGGCACTAAacacctgctacatcaccagCACCTACTCCACCTGCTCAGTGGAGGAAATTGTGGCAGCAGCACCAAATGGCTACCGCTGGTTCCAGCTGTACGTGTACCGGGACAGGAAGCTGTCGGAACATATTGTGCACCGTGTAGAGGCCCTTGGCTACAAGGCCCTGGTCCTCACCGTCGATGTCCCCTACACCGGAAAGCGCCGCAACGACATCCGCAACCAGTTCAAGCTGCCGCCACACCTCAAGGTCAAGAACTTTGATGGTGTCTTCCAGGTAACA CCGGAGGCCGCCGGCCCAGAGGAGTACGGGATCCCAGCCAACACCTTGGACCCATCCATTAGCTGGAAGGACGTGTACTGGCTGCAGACCATCACCCGTCTGCCTATTATTATCAAGGGCATCCTGACCAAGGAGGATGCTGAGCTGGCCGTGGAGCATGGCGTCCAGGGCATCATTGTATCAAACCATGGAGGGAGACAGCTGGATGGAGGCCCAGCTTCG ATTGACGCACTGTCAGAGATTGTGGACACGGTGCAGGGCAGGATCGAGGTCTATCTGGATGGCGGAATcaggacaggaagtgatgtacTGAAAGCGCTGGCCTTGGGAGCCAAGTGTGTGTTCATTGGCCGTCCAGCAGTGTGGGGCCTTGCATACAAG GGTGAAGAGGGAGTGAGGGAAGTACTGCAAATCTTAAATGATGAGTTCCGTCTGTCCATGGCTTTATCAG GTTGCCGGAACGTGGCTGAAATCAACAGGAACCTCATCCAATTCTCTAAACTCTAA
- the hao2 gene encoding hydroxyacid oxidase 2 isoform X2 gives MDSLRNISENKQIREGGRCAEMAMVCLTDFEEYAKEHLSKATWDYYAAGADECCTRDDNLLAYKRIRLRPRILRDVSVSDTRTTVQGTEISFPVGIAPTAFHCLAWHEGEMATARATEALNTCYITSTYSTCSVEEIVAAAPNGYRWFQLYVYRDRKLSEHIVHRVEALGYKALVLTVDVPYTGKRRNDIRNQFKLPPHLKVKNFDGVFQPEAAGPEEYGIPANTLDPSISWKDVYWLQTITRLPIIIKGILTKEDAELAVEHGVQGIIVSNHGGRQLDGGPASIDALSEIVDTVQGRIEVYLDGGIRTGSDVLKALALGAKCVFIGRPAVWGLAYKGEEGVREVLQILNDEFRLSMALSGCRNVAEINRNLIQFSKL, from the exons agagggaggtcGCTGTGCAGAGATGGCTATGGTATGCCTGACAGACTTTGAGGAGTATGCTAAGGAACATCTGTCAAAGGCAACCTGGGATTATTATGCAGCCGGAGCAGATGAATGCTGCACCAGGGATGACAATCTACTGGCTTACAAAAG AATCCGTCTGAGACCTCGTATCCTGCGGGATGTGTCAGTAAGCGACACTCGGACCACAGTGCAGGGGACAGAAATCAGCTTTCCAGTTGGCATCGCGCCTACTGCCTTTCACTGTCTGGCCTGGCATGAAGGAGAGATGGCCACAGCTCGGG CCACAGAGGCACTAAacacctgctacatcaccagCACCTACTCCACCTGCTCAGTGGAGGAAATTGTGGCAGCAGCACCAAATGGCTACCGCTGGTTCCAGCTGTACGTGTACCGGGACAGGAAGCTGTCGGAACATATTGTGCACCGTGTAGAGGCCCTTGGCTACAAGGCCCTGGTCCTCACCGTCGATGTCCCCTACACCGGAAAGCGCCGCAACGACATCCGCAACCAGTTCAAGCTGCCGCCACACCTCAAGGTCAAGAACTTTGATGGTGTCTTCCAG CCGGAGGCCGCCGGCCCAGAGGAGTACGGGATCCCAGCCAACACCTTGGACCCATCCATTAGCTGGAAGGACGTGTACTGGCTGCAGACCATCACCCGTCTGCCTATTATTATCAAGGGCATCCTGACCAAGGAGGATGCTGAGCTGGCCGTGGAGCATGGCGTCCAGGGCATCATTGTATCAAACCATGGAGGGAGACAGCTGGATGGAGGCCCAGCTTCG ATTGACGCACTGTCAGAGATTGTGGACACGGTGCAGGGCAGGATCGAGGTCTATCTGGATGGCGGAATcaggacaggaagtgatgtacTGAAAGCGCTGGCCTTGGGAGCCAAGTGTGTGTTCATTGGCCGTCCAGCAGTGTGGGGCCTTGCATACAAG GGTGAAGAGGGAGTGAGGGAAGTACTGCAAATCTTAAATGATGAGTTCCGTCTGTCCATGGCTTTATCAG GTTGCCGGAACGTGGCTGAAATCAACAGGAACCTCATCCAATTCTCTAAACTCTAA